A segment of the Vidua chalybeata isolate OUT-0048 unplaced genomic scaffold, bVidCha1 merged haplotype W_reject_6, whole genome shotgun sequence genome:
GGTGGTGGGGGCTgttggcagggccaggagcccacTCCCATTTCGTACCCACCCCAGCCCATGCCCCGAGCCCTGccaaaagcagctgggcagccgACTGAAGGATCAGCTGCATCCGCCCCAGCAAAGGGGGAACCTTTGGTTCCCGGCCAGGCTGTGCAATGCCCAAATCTGGGAACATCCCCTGCGTGTGGACTCATCTGCaaattccctgtggagcctggctttggagaagGTGCCAGAATCAAAGTGACGTCATCTTCAGCCTGCCGGTGACCAGGTGGAGCAAGAGGTTGTCATCCTTGATGTCGTCCTcgctgtctccagcagcagcagccccacctgctacagcttctccaggggctccttctccttccctggggctgagACCAGGCTGTCAGGGTTCTGCCCAGGGCCCCAGCTGTCAGGGAACCAAGGAAGGCAAAACCAGCTCAGATGGCGGccaccagtgctgggcagagcagctcagctgcagcataAGGGCTGCGTGTTCCCATCTGATGACCTCTGGGCAGTgacacaggcagcacaaaaaAGTCTGGGTTCCTGTGCTTCTGATTGCCAATGCGTGTGTGGGGCTGTAACTTACCAGGGCCCTGCATCAGAGTGTGCCTGTGGCTCTCTCCCTTCTTCTAGGGCAGATGAACGTCCTGCATCCAGGGATCACACAACAGCTCTTCTAACGAAGGCCTTTCCATGTCCAGCATGGATAAACACCTCCTGATCAGATCTTGGCACTCTGGGCAGAGAAACCAGAACCCGCCGGTCAGTTGGAGAAGGCTCCTGTTGGCTTTGCCCCATTATTCCcgtgcccaggccatgctggatgtgctcagagctgggcctAAACTTTCCCATCAATTCCCTGTtttggaggagagcaggagagcaggacatgTGCCCCCTCCTCAGTAGCTGCCAGAGCGGGATGCTcacgagctgctgctgtctcccagcactggtatTGCCCCTGTGGCCAGAGATGAGGATCCACCTGGAGAGAGCCGTTGTGGCAGTGAGAGCTGATGGTCCCAGCTGATGTTCTGGCACCCCCTGAAAGGGTGCTCCCCGCAGACCATCTGGTGCAGCACGATGCCCAGGGACCAGACAGTAGCTGGCTTGCCGTAGTACCAGCCAAAGTGGGTCCATTCCGGGGGGCTGTATGACCGTGTTCCTATGGAATAGAGATGGGCTTCagcagggggatgctgctgctcccagagcctggccccagcatccctgggcatGCGGGGGCTGCCCCAGTGGCACACGGGGTGACCGCTGCCCTCTCGCCAGCACCTGGGACTTGTGTACAGACTTGGGGTTGGAAAAGAAGCCACAGATGCTGGAAGAGGGCAGCTGAAGCCCTGGCAAGGCCCGACCATGACAAGGAAAAACCcactcagtgctggggaaaacCATGCCTtcatcctccctgcctgcattgCCCCAAAAACCATTATGAATTCAAAGCAAACCAGGTGAGTGGAGCAGTCCAAGCCCTTTCTCACCTGCACACCAAACCGGCTGGGGCACAGGTTCTGGccccccctctctgctgccccCACCCACGGGTGTTTTTGTtgggctggctgccccagccccagccccagccctgggcagagtggtgggcaaaggctgccagcagggctggaagctggctccccacccagccctgctgaaacACAACTCGGCTGAAATCTCAGAGCCATCAAGGGGAGCAAAAGGGACAATCCCCGATGCCACAGCCAGCTTGGCCTGGGAGATGTTGGGCCGTGAGATGCTGGGACCGCGAGCACACCCCTGTGTGGACTCACCTGCAAAGTGAGTGTAGGCTGTGTCTTGCAGGTAGGTGTCACAGCCAAAGTCGATCAATTTAGCCTCCCCGGTGGCCAGGTCAACCAGGATGTTCCGTGGTTtgatgtccctgtgcaggaccccgcagctggtgcagtgccgcacggcctccagcacctggcggaACAGCTCCCGCGCCACCTCCTCGGACAGGAACCCCCGTGCCCGAATGAAATGGTGCAGGTCCTGAGACCGCTTTGGGCGCTCCAGCACCATCACGATGTCGTTGGGGAGCTCAAgccactccagcagctggacGACACCGGGGAAGCCAGTGGacaccttggccagcagcacgaCCTCCAGGGGTGCGCTGGTGCCGTCGGGCTGCGGGAGGAGCACGATGCCGTCAGTGGGGCTGAGGCCGTGCCGGGGCTCGGGAAGCCCTCGCCCAGCCCGGGATGCTCTGCGCCCTGCGCTGGCCCCACGCCCGCTCTCCATCAAGGCGTCCCGGCGGCTTCCACCCTGCTGGGCCCCAGCTCATCCCCGCCCGAAGACGCTGCCGAAGCCGCCGCGGCCCAGCAGTGAACCCAGCCGGTACTGCTCCTGCAGGCCCTGCTGCGCCTTCCCTGCCGGCGGGACGCGGCTGTCAGCGCTCGGCCCGGGGCCAGGAGCGGCCCCCGAGCGCCCCTCAAGCGCCCCGGGCCGGCCATCCCCAGGCATTCGCTCCTGGCAACGGGACAgcggcggctcggggccggcggccgcgctgccgagCGGCGGAGCTCGGGCCGGGGAAGCCGCagcggaggcggcggcagcggctgcGCCGCCTGTGTCCTCCGCGGGGCCCGGGAGCAGCCGGCGCTGGGGCCGGGGCCTGTTTGGTCTTTCCAAGAACCTTTCCTGGAGAACGAGGTGAAGCTTCTATCTCAAGAtgtgccaccagctgcagcttctcttggcATTCCACACCGTGTGTGCAGCACAACTCTTGCAGCAAAGCAGGACAAATGTTTGAAGAACTTGGCagcttgttctttcttttccttgtgggCTGGGCAGTTGTGCCATTGGTAAGGATTTCATTGTTATTGTTCTACCCTAAGAAAACATGATGGGCTACCAGGAATTGTTAGGGAGCACAAGCCTGACTGAATGCAGAGAAAGAatctgcagagcctgcagccagaAATGGAGAGCTGTCTGATCAGCATTGCAACATCCCCATGCACATCTTGAAAGTGATCTAGAAGATGAAAATGGGCTGACAGAGGGagtttgtttctgtgttcaGTTCAGATGCTTCTACATCTAGTGCACTGATATAAATCAGGAGTTCAATCAGTTCATGGAAAGCACCAGAACAAGCTGGAGCTCTCAGGAGATGACTGaaagaatctgaaaagaaaaatgcaggcaATGACTTGGTCGACTTTGTCTGTAAGAAGTGTAATTTTTCCCTTATAATTTGTAATCCATCTCCTCTGCAATTATCTTTTGGAAAAAGGCCATTTTCACCCCAGATTCCCCATGAAATGGGTAGCCTGAGCTTGTGGAAGTGCCTGAAAGATGCCCTGTTCCTCTGCAGGGTCACGGAGGCTgaaacaggagcaggagccctcTCTGGGGAAGCCTCCTCCGAGCTGGAATTTGTGccgtgctgggagaggaggaggaggagggggagaacgCTGGGCGctgtgtggcaggagcaggaggtttgGGCCGCAGGACATTCCGTCTGCGCCGCTGCCCCGCAATGGGCGGGAACGCTGTGGGGAAGACTGGGGGACACTGGAGCAGACTATGGATggcactggggggaactggaAGGGCCTGGGAATGAACTGAGgtgtactgggagggactgggctgtactgggagggattggaggggcactggggttGTACTGGGGATGAACTGGGGATgcactgggctgtactgggagggactggagggGTTGAATGGGCTGTTCCCGCCTTCACCGCCTCCCATTTGCTGAGGCTCCCGCCCATCATCACCCGCAGCCAATCATCGCCGGGGATTGTGGCTTTGGGGGCGGTGCCTGGAGTctgctgtcttttcttttgcctACAACTCCCATCATGCCTCGCAGCCTAATAGAGCCCCATTGGAGCCGGGACTACAATGCCCGTCATGCCCCGCGCTCTACAGAACCCCGGTATCCGCCCCCATCTGTGCCGTAAGTGTCCCCCAGACCCTCCAGGATCCCCGAGTGACCCTCAGCGGCCATTTGGGACCCCCCACAATTTTACTGGCAAAGTacaaaaaagcaagaaacttTGGAAAAGGATTTAATACAACATCCAATCCAACATAAAACACCCTAGAATTAACTTAATTCACTCAGCCCATTTAACCTGGAAACCTTTAAACACTTTAGTTGTTGAGGTACCCAAAAAATGTTCCATAGAAAGAGCAttagaaggagaggaaagagagaaagacgCAAAGACAGAAGCTCCATAGAAAGACACGCACgtggctcccagctcctggcgTTCCAGTGTGGGTGAGACACAAAccccaggagaaggcagagtCCATAGCAGGGGCTGACCTTGTGCTCTGTGTTTTAAGGCCCTGGGCCTTTGTGGGCCTCCCCCAGGTGGGATTTCTGATTGCTCGGGCAATCAGGGCTGGGTTagcgctgtcccctctgtgtgaCTGATTGACAGCTCAGCCCAAGGTGTCCTGGGACATCGATCTCATCCAGCCTCTGACAGCGACCACGGTGACACTGGGGAACCTCATGGAGCCATG
Coding sequences within it:
- the LOC128783284 gene encoding serine/threonine-protein kinase pim-1-like isoform X2 produces the protein MESGRGASAGRRASRAGRGLPEPRHGLSPTDGIVLLPQPDGTSAPLEVVLLAKVSTGFPGVVQLLEWLELPNDIVMVLERPKRSQDLHHFIRARGFLSEEVARELFRQVLEAVRHCTSCGVLHRDIKPRNILVDLATGEAKLIDFGCDTYLQDTAYTHFAECQDLIRRCLSMLDMERPSLEELLCDPWMQDVHLP
- the LOC128783284 gene encoding serine/threonine-protein kinase pim-1-like isoform X1 — translated: MESGRGASAGRRASRAGRGLPEPRHGLSPTDGIVLLPQPDGTSAPLEVVLLAKVSTGFPGVVQLLEWLELPNDIVMVLERPKRSQDLHHFIRARGFLSEEVARELFRQVLEAVRHCTSCGVLHRDIKPRNILVDLATGEAKLIDFGCDTYLQDTAYTHFAGTRSYSPPEWTHFGWYYGKPATVWSLGIVLHQMVCGEHPFRGCQNISWDHQLSLPQRLSPECQDLIRRCLSMLDMERPSLEELLCDPWMQDVHLP